One Panicum virgatum strain AP13 chromosome 9K, P.virgatum_v5, whole genome shotgun sequence genomic region harbors:
- the LOC120649233 gene encoding AT-rich interactive domain-containing protein 2-like, which produces MGTVVRLPPIVEPRKTRKAVEDKCKCSHPGSEACAGVHVKEAWKRIKYQLGDHAFRNCGFDAMGERVLKLWTAEDKKKLADIEKSVPQNNHEDFMRIALKQFKLERTMDLAKYYYNIFLPNRLASLNRAEATNVINASLDEGNDQDDGNDVHHSKEKNKGSRSSSKRSRK; this is translated from the coding sequence ATGGGCACTGTGGTCAGGCTGCCACCCATTGTGGAGCCACGGAAGACGAGGAAAGCAGTGGAAGACAAGTGTAAATGTTCTCATCCTGGATCTGAGGCCTGTGCAGGAGTTCATGTAAAGGAGGCCTGGAAGAGGATCAAGTATCAATTGGGTGATCATGCTTTCAGAAACTGTGGGTTTGATGCAATGGGTGAGCGAGTTCTGAAGTTATGGACTgcagaagacaagaagaaactTGCTGATATTGAGAAGTCAGTTCCTCAGAACAATCACGAGGACTTCATGAGGATTGCCTTGAAGCAGTTTAAGTTGGAGAGAACAATGGATTTGGCCAAGTATTACTACAACATTTTTCTTCCAAATAGATTGGCCAGCCTGAACAGGGCAGAGGCTACAAACGTCATAAATGCAAGTCTAGATGAGGGCAACGATCAAGATGATGGCAACGATGTGCAtcactctaaagagaagaataaGGGCTCTAGATCTTCTTCCAAAAG